One stretch of Methanobacterium sp. DNA includes these proteins:
- a CDS encoding 4Fe-4S binding protein gives MAKVIVDEDACVGCGSCVEDCPLNVYELDKENGKTVVVNEVDCMACLSCHEICPSQALEHEDIHVAKRLYIDRKVSRALEKII, from the coding sequence ATGGCAAAAGTAATAGTAGACGAAGATGCATGCGTTGGGTGTGGATCATGTGTTGAAGATTGCCCCCTTAACGTGTATGAACTGGATAAGGAAAATGGAAAAACGGTTGTAGTGAATGAAGTGGACTGTATGGCGTGTCTTTCATGTCATGAAATTTGTCCTTCTCAGGCACTGGAACATGAAGATATACATGTGGCTAAAAGACTTTATATCGACAGAAAAGTAAGTAGAGCTTTAGAAAAGATAATATAA
- a CDS encoding sortase: protein MRKYKFLSVIVILACILIASGIIIVAYEKSLELNAARASIETYKIKKSAPVDILDPTIIKGNTNFISARLIIPKIDVNGIIRSDTVNGYNTVYHYPESVLPGQSGECGLLSHRTKYSGLFGKLGSLDVGDEVIIKDYIVSKKYVYKVTSNGKDIRWDYKENPIQFEQNGEARLLLITCYPPGRKQAAYITHCKLVSTSPLK, encoded by the coding sequence ATGCGTAAGTATAAATTTTTATCAGTAATAGTTATTTTAGCATGTATTTTAATAGCTTCAGGTATAATTATTGTAGCTTATGAGAAATCTTTGGAATTGAACGCTGCTCGAGCCAGTATAGAAACATATAAAATTAAAAAAAGTGCACCTGTGGACATATTAGATCCTACAATTATAAAAGGTAATACAAACTTTATCAGTGCTAGATTAATAATTCCAAAAATAGATGTAAATGGAATCATACGCTCCGATACTGTTAATGGATATAACACTGTTTACCATTATCCTGAAAGCGTTCTTCCGGGTCAAAGTGGAGAATGTGGCTTATTAAGCCATAGAACAAAATATTCTGGGTTATTTGGTAAACTTGGTTCTCTTGATGTGGGGGATGAAGTCATAATAAAGGATTATATTGTATCCAAAAAATATGTTTACAAAGTAACTTCCAATGGTAAAGACATAAGATGGGATTACAAAGAGAACCCTATTCAATTTGAACAGAATGGAGAAGCACGATTACTGCTCATTACATGTTATCCGCCAGGAAGAAAGCAGGCAGCATATATAACTCATTGTAAACTGGTATCTACAAGTCCATTAAAATAA
- a CDS encoding mechanosensitive ion channel family protein — protein sequence MTIDSFLSSIEIYDIIVIAITLIVGFIIIRWFTYFLKKTGTRLDVDVTLIQVLREIIKYTIIAIVITVILKQLGIDITAIALSFGIVGIAVGFAARDIIANFISGMFVIADKSFRVGDIIEVSNKKGKVIKMGLRLTTIQTYDKKIITVPNSIFSTNPYINYTGSDLRRVDLDITIPYEEELEKTLKSLENVASKCDWVLKKPKPKVIVKELSDVGVKLMLCIWINDPWRVTESKSLLAKEVNKILVNKNA from the coding sequence ATGACAATAGACTCATTTCTATCAAGTATAGAGATTTATGATATTATTGTAATTGCAATAACACTAATAGTGGGTTTTATAATAATTAGATGGTTTACATATTTCCTTAAAAAAACAGGAACCCGGCTGGATGTAGATGTAACACTAATTCAAGTCCTCAGGGAGATTATTAAATATACAATTATTGCAATTGTCATAACAGTGATTCTTAAACAATTAGGGATAGACATAACTGCAATTGCTTTAAGCTTTGGGATTGTAGGTATTGCTGTTGGGTTTGCTGCCAGAGATATAATAGCAAATTTCATTTCAGGAATGTTTGTAATTGCAGATAAAAGTTTCAGAGTTGGAGATATTATAGAAGTATCTAATAAAAAAGGAAAAGTTATTAAAATGGGTTTAAGGCTCACCACAATACAGACATACGATAAAAAAATTATCACGGTTCCTAATTCTATTTTTTCCACAAATCCTTATATAAATTATACTGGATCTGATTTAAGGAGAGTAGATTTAGATATTACAATACCCTATGAGGAAGAACTTGAAAAAACACTTAAATCTCTTGAAAATGTGGCTTCAAAATGTGACTGGGTCTTAAAAAAGCCAAAACCCAAAGTCATAGTTAAAGAGCTTTCTGATGTAGGAGTTAAATTAATGCTTTGTATATGGATAAATGACCCATGGAGGGTAACGGAATCAAAATCATTGCTTGCAAAAGAAGTAAATAAAATATTGGTAAATAAAAATGCTTAA
- the rnz gene encoding ribonuclease Z encodes MELIFLGTSSAIPTSHRSHSAIALKAFGEIMLLDCGEGTQLQMSKSKISPMKITKIFLTHFHGDHILGLPGIIQSMAFRGRKEPLHIFGPKGLIPLINNVRNFGYYSLTFEIYMHEISEGTILEEENYKISCCPMKHSVLNFAYKIEEKRRPKFIKEKALSLGVKPGPDFGKLQQGIPVDVENRTIMPHQVLGEERKGRIIVYSGDTSPTEQMVKFAEGADILIHESTFEGTYEDKSYETGHSTSKQAAQIAKKANVKKLFLTHISTRYKKSNSLEAEAKEIFKNSEVAEDFMHVEVKRSMD; translated from the coding sequence ATGGAACTTATATTTTTGGGCACATCATCAGCAATTCCTACAAGTCATAGAAGTCACTCCGCAATAGCCTTAAAGGCATTTGGAGAAATTATGCTGCTGGACTGTGGTGAAGGTACTCAGCTTCAAATGTCAAAAAGTAAAATAAGCCCCATGAAAATCACCAAAATATTTTTAACTCATTTTCATGGAGATCACATACTCGGACTTCCAGGGATAATTCAATCAATGGCTTTTAGGGGAAGGAAGGAACCGTTACACATATTTGGCCCTAAAGGGCTTATTCCACTTATTAACAATGTGAGAAACTTTGGATATTATTCCTTAACATTTGAGATATATATGCATGAAATTAGTGAAGGAACCATTTTAGAAGAAGAAAATTATAAGATAAGCTGCTGCCCTATGAAACACAGTGTTTTAAACTTTGCCTATAAAATTGAGGAAAAAAGAAGACCGAAATTTATTAAAGAAAAAGCTTTATCACTTGGTGTTAAGCCAGGCCCTGATTTTGGAAAACTACAGCAAGGAATACCTGTAGATGTGGAAAATAGAACAATTATGCCTCATCAGGTCCTTGGAGAAGAAAGAAAAGGTAGAATAATTGTTTATTCTGGTGATACAAGTCCAACTGAGCAGATGGTGAAATTTGCAGAAGGTGCAGATATTTTAATACATGAATCGACATTTGAAGGTACTTATGAGGATAAATCTTACGAAACAGGTCATTCCACATCTAAACAGGCCGCACAAATTGCAAAGAAAGCTAATGTTAAAAAATTATTCTTAACACATATAAGTACAAGATATAAGAAGTCAAATTCGCTTGAAGCTGAAGCAAAAGAGATTTTTAAAAATTCTGAGGTTGCAGAAGACTTCATGCATGTTGAGGTTAAACGAAGTATGGATTGA
- the nadC gene encoding carboxylating nicotinate-nucleotide diphosphorylase produces the protein MRDILKKMVYEDIGFEDITTNALIEKGIEARGKIIAKEDGIISGIDVVKILLDEFNIKGSFKKENGDNITNGDIIMEITGEARLILSLERTILNFLMKMSGIATLTFKTVEKLREINENLILACTRKTTPGLQFFEKSAVKDGGGDTHRFRLDDCVLIKDNHIAIVGNVKEALIKARKNVSFTKKIEIEVENLNDAVYAAQNGADIIMLDNMKPVEVKKVLSSLESKNLRKNVLIEASGGITPDNIVEYAKTTVDIISTGYITHSAKSLDMSLEIIIE, from the coding sequence ATGAGGGATATTTTAAAGAAAATGGTCTATGAGGATATTGGTTTTGAAGATATAACCACCAATGCACTTATTGAAAAAGGCATAGAAGCCAGAGGGAAAATAATAGCCAAAGAAGATGGCATTATTTCAGGTATTGATGTTGTGAAAATCTTACTCGATGAATTTAACATTAAAGGGTCATTTAAAAAGGAAAATGGAGATAATATAACAAATGGCGATATAATCATGGAAATTACTGGAGAAGCCAGGTTAATATTAAGTTTAGAACGTACTATTCTCAATTTTCTTATGAAAATGAGTGGCATCGCAACATTAACGTTTAAAACCGTTGAAAAATTACGTGAGATCAATGAAAACCTAATATTAGCCTGCACACGTAAAACAACCCCCGGATTACAGTTTTTTGAGAAAAGTGCAGTTAAAGATGGTGGAGGAGATACACATCGATTCAGACTGGATGATTGTGTCTTGATAAAAGATAATCACATTGCAATTGTAGGTAATGTTAAGGAAGCATTGATAAAAGCCAGAAAAAACGTTAGTTTTACCAAAAAAATCGAAATAGAAGTTGAAAACCTAAATGATGCGGTATACGCAGCCCAAAATGGTGCAGATATTATAATGCTTGACAATATGAAGCCTGTTGAAGTAAAAAAAGTTTTATCTTCCCTTGAATCAAAAAATTTAAGAAAAAATGTTTTAATTGAGGCTTCAGGAGGAATAACTCCAGATAATATTGTAGAATATGCTAAAACAACTGTTGATATTATTTCTACCGGTTATATTACCCATTCTGCAAAGTCACTTGATATGAGCTTGGAAATAATTATAGAATAG
- a CDS encoding ZPR1 zinc finger domain-containing protein, which produces MTEMKGDCPVCQSKGSMEFKSKNEKIPYFGEVLESTVHCFKCGYKHSDMICLEQKDPVRYSLWINKDNLNARVVRSQSATVSIPELGLKVEPGPKSQGYVSNIEGIIIRFEDAVKTTLNFVEDEESKNNALKILENLEKIKKGELEIEIIIEDPFGHSIIIHDDASKRELTQDEIRSLKTGFITYEK; this is translated from the coding sequence TTGACAGAGATGAAAGGAGATTGTCCAGTTTGCCAATCAAAAGGATCTATGGAATTCAAATCTAAAAATGAAAAGATACCCTATTTCGGTGAAGTATTAGAATCAACAGTCCACTGTTTTAAATGTGGATATAAACATTCAGATATGATATGCCTTGAGCAAAAAGACCCTGTAAGATATTCTCTCTGGATAAATAAGGATAATTTAAATGCTCGAGTTGTAAGATCTCAATCTGCAACTGTTAGCATACCCGAATTAGGATTGAAAGTAGAACCCGGGCCTAAATCACAGGGATATGTATCAAATATTGAGGGAATAATAATTAGGTTTGAAGATGCTGTTAAAACAACATTAAACTTTGTAGAGGATGAAGAATCCAAAAACAATGCTCTGAAAATATTGGAAAATTTAGAAAAAATTAAAAAAGGGGAACTGGAAATTGAAATAATAATTGAAGATCCCTTTGGGCACAGCATAATTATTCATGATGATGCATCTAAAAGAGAATTAACACAGGATGAAATAAGGAGTCTAAAAACAGGTTTTATTACATATGAAAAATAA
- a CDS encoding 3H domain-containing protein — translation MRKPYVILIGSASGIGKSTIASELAKSLGIKHLIETDFIREIVRGIIGPEYAPALHKSSFDAYVTIRDKDRYNGDSKSLISAGFEEHASFVIPAIEKVIQRAVADFDDIVIEGVHLVPGLINTEQFKNDASLNFFVLTADEEIHKERFVKRAMKIKRGGKHLEYFKENRIINDVLVQQAKEHDVSVLNNLDIDSTVKRMLTEIREICSSVILNNSVEEIGSVMETILNNGGKMEDISYFLRGFREPVRRKVNIADPAEVNRFLNSLANNPERKNDLERLYELSNNIHSHKLCAPDDESLKLIIDELDKKGFVVKKQD, via the coding sequence TTGAGAAAACCTTATGTTATTTTGATTGGAAGTGCTTCGGGCATCGGAAAATCAACTATAGCCTCAGAACTGGCCAAGTCACTGGGAATAAAACATTTAATAGAAACAGATTTTATAAGAGAAATAGTCAGAGGAATAATAGGCCCAGAATATGCTCCTGCACTCCATAAATCCTCTTTTGATGCATATGTTACCATAAGGGACAAAGATAGGTATAACGGAGATAGCAAAAGTTTAATAAGTGCAGGATTTGAGGAACATGCATCATTTGTCATTCCAGCAATTGAAAAGGTAATTCAAAGAGCAGTGGCAGATTTTGATGATATTGTAATTGAAGGGGTACATCTTGTTCCAGGTCTGATAAATACCGAGCAATTTAAAAATGATGCATCTCTCAATTTTTTTGTACTTACTGCTGATGAAGAAATTCACAAGGAAAGATTTGTTAAAAGGGCAATGAAAATAAAACGTGGTGGTAAACATCTCGAATATTTCAAGGAAAACAGGATAATAAACGATGTTTTAGTCCAGCAGGCAAAAGAACATGATGTGAGTGTCTTAAATAATTTGGATATTGATAGCACTGTAAAAAGAATGCTAACTGAAATCAGAGAAATATGCAGTTCTGTTATTCTTAATAATTCAGTAGAAGAGATTGGTTCTGTAATGGAAACCATACTAAATAATGGTGGGAAAATGGAGGATATTTCTTACTTTTTACGTGGTTTTAGAGAGCCTGTAAGGAGAAAAGTGAATATAGCTGATCCAGCTGAAGTTAACAGATTTTTAAACTCTTTAGCTAACAATCCAGAACGAAAAAACGATCTTGAAAGACTCTATGAATTATCTAACAATATTCACAGCCATAAGTTATGCGCTCCTGATGATGAAAGTCTTAAACTTATCATCGATGAACTGGATAAAAAAGGTTTTGTAGTTAAAAAACAAGATTAA
- a CDS encoding roadblock/LC7 domain-containing protein — protein sequence MIERILKDLGRINGVNGSLVVGKDGLIIEAEVPGDIDSELVAAMASAVFGTAERSAEEMKHEPLQQVMIEGDKGKTLMIDAGEGILVVITDIDINLGLIRIEMRRSAERVVDFLT from the coding sequence ATGATAGAGAGAATACTTAAAGATTTGGGAAGAATCAATGGTGTAAATGGGTCTCTTGTGGTTGGAAAAGACGGTCTTATTATTGAAGCTGAAGTTCCGGGGGATATTGATTCAGAACTTGTTGCTGCAATGGCGTCAGCGGTTTTTGGTACAGCAGAGAGATCAGCTGAGGAAATGAAACATGAACCACTCCAACAGGTTATGATTGAAGGGGATAAAGGTAAAACTCTAATGATTGATGCTGGTGAAGGTATTCTGGTTGTTATTACTGATATCGATATAAATCTCGGTTTAATCAGAATAGAAATGAGAAGAAGTGCAGAACGTGTAGTTGATTTCCTAACATAA
- a CDS encoding DUF1611 domain-containing protein, whose protein sequence is MYDVTSVKELQTLNPFIIVGCGGGGEKFANFEGIEAIGFVDDNPKKQGMEFCNNVISASLREVIKSTDAKSVAIMLPIGAEGSALKYAVEAIDNNKNVITSFRSLSLQENKALVTFAKSKNVVIKEISPRLDVIKNIFGLTPPKCTEILPKINYKPKAPVVFVGGTSQECGKRTTTRTLGEMAQRKGLNAAVISTDEMGIEGPVDMNFRAGSLSVMDVAAAIIGAIKKLEEEKNPDIIFVEGQSSLTEKGNPHPRGLSAAILIGSMPDATVVCHRPNHPFREPRGIKHEIKAIESVEPTKVVGISLNMRNVKNKNDILKFEEKYKIPAVDIKNGGASRLLDAIIHHVGLVK, encoded by the coding sequence TTGTATGATGTAACTTCTGTAAAAGAACTTCAAACGCTTAACCCTTTTATTATCGTTGGATGCGGTGGCGGAGGCGAAAAGTTCGCTAATTTTGAAGGAATAGAAGCTATTGGTTTTGTTGATGATAATCCTAAAAAACAAGGCATGGAATTTTGTAATAATGTGATATCCGCAAGTTTAAGAGAAGTAATAAAAAGTACTGATGCTAAAAGTGTTGCAATAATGCTTCCAATCGGAGCAGAGGGCAGTGCACTTAAATATGCTGTAGAAGCTATCGACAACAACAAGAATGTAATTACATCCTTTAGATCTCTATCTCTACAGGAAAACAAAGCACTTGTAACATTTGCTAAATCTAAAAACGTAGTTATAAAGGAAATAAGTCCCCGTTTAGATGTAATTAAAAACATTTTTGGATTGACCCCACCAAAGTGTACTGAAATCCTGCCCAAAATTAATTATAAACCCAAAGCTCCCGTTGTTTTTGTTGGGGGAACCTCTCAGGAATGCGGTAAACGTACTACAACAAGGACATTAGGAGAAATGGCTCAAAGAAAAGGTTTGAATGCAGCAGTAATCTCAACTGATGAAATGGGAATAGAAGGCCCGGTAGATATGAATTTTAGAGCAGGAAGTCTTTCTGTTATGGATGTAGCAGCTGCAATTATTGGTGCAATTAAAAAATTGGAAGAAGAAAAAAATCCAGATATTATTTTCGTTGAAGGTCAATCCAGCCTTACTGAAAAGGGAAATCCCCATCCAAGAGGTCTATCTGCCGCAATACTCATAGGCTCAATGCCTGATGCTACTGTAGTTTGTCACAGACCTAATCATCCTTTTAGAGAACCTCGAGGGATAAAACATGAAATCAAGGCAATAGAATCAGTAGAACCAACCAAAGTTGTTGGTATTTCATTAAATATGAGAAATGTAAAGAACAAAAATGATATATTGAAGTTTGAGGAAAAATACAAAATACCAGCAGTAGACATTAAAAATGGAGGAGCATCAAGATTACTGGATGCAATTATCCACCATGTTGGATTGGTTAAATAG
- the sepF gene encoding cell division protein SepF, whose amino-acid sequence MKDVMDYIKKNLGLESDTVEEEEKETIIVPEHSFYEIILMKAQGIHDIDDALNQITEEKNPIIIDMGYIDNNPDEFKMVGEKLKNFRETVGGEAILLCKSGKNVVIITPPEIKLVRK is encoded by the coding sequence ATGAAAGACGTCATGGATTATATTAAGAAAAACTTGGGATTAGAGAGCGATACAGTAGAGGAAGAAGAAAAAGAAACAATAATTGTTCCTGAACATTCTTTTTATGAAATAATCCTGATGAAGGCTCAGGGCATTCATGATATAGATGATGCTTTGAATCAAATTACTGAAGAAAAAAACCCTATAATAATAGATATGGGCTACATAGACAATAATCCAGACGAATTCAAGATGGTTGGTGAAAAATTAAAGAATTTTAGGGAAACTGTAGGGGGAGAAGCAATATTACTGTGTAAAAGCGGTAAAAATGTGGTTATAATAACACCTCCAGAGATTAAACTTGTAAGAAAATAA
- a CDS encoding DUF2226 domain-containing protein — MELPITRPSMMSYADQLDFNELLGKLKSDRCNGFIRVTSGSLEGHILFKEGNQVAASCDKHSKIEAIEKIKSITADANALIEVFDLKESQLDYLMKVNKAYLINLSSKADNIREEIIKSEYPKTRVETETIKLEDEPEIKPKEVNTSNDPSETAIKEIEPAPEINNKEIIKEEPAKSEIETPVQAKINEGNSEISASKNITKEEHIKTDVDVESGVEEPLITDTYINNPSLEKKEINVVEDNLTDEKPLSEEIEFEKSANDTENMDRSEIMKKYGLKDVHEEEVETLLESYKGGSLSADDVEKVELTLMNKIKKSILGIPKIKGAEVIVFLDNSNELLGTINIISEYESKGLLSRIMGDSKDIENLTIQIINITQIEIRKSFRGYPEIVDNFEINVEFS, encoded by the coding sequence ATGGAGTTACCAATTACCAGGCCTTCTATGATGTCTTATGCCGATCAACTAGACTTTAATGAGCTTTTAGGAAAATTAAAATCAGATAGATGTAACGGATTTATAAGAGTAACTTCAGGATCTCTAGAAGGTCATATTCTTTTCAAAGAAGGAAATCAAGTGGCTGCATCTTGTGATAAACATTCAAAGATTGAAGCTATTGAAAAAATTAAATCCATCACTGCTGATGCTAATGCATTGATTGAAGTATTTGATTTGAAAGAATCCCAATTAGATTATCTTATGAAAGTTAATAAGGCATATTTAATTAATTTAAGTTCAAAAGCAGATAATATAAGGGAAGAAATCATAAAATCAGAATATCCAAAAACAAGAGTTGAAACCGAGACTATTAAACTTGAAGATGAACCAGAAATTAAACCAAAAGAGGTAAATACATCTAATGATCCTTCTGAAACTGCAATAAAGGAGATTGAACCTGCGCCAGAGATTAACAATAAAGAAATTATTAAAGAAGAACCAGCGAAATCTGAAATCGAAACTCCTGTCCAGGCCAAAATAAATGAAGGAAACTCAGAAATCAGTGCTTCTAAAAATATTACTAAAGAAGAACACATTAAAACTGATGTTGATGTAGAAAGTGGTGTTGAAGAACCTTTAATAACAGATACATATATTAATAATCCTTCTCTGGAAAAAAAGGAAATTAATGTTGTAGAAGATAATTTAACCGACGAAAAGCCACTATCTGAAGAAATCGAATTCGAAAAATCAGCTAATGACACAGAAAACATGGATAGAAGTGAAATTATGAAAAAATACGGTCTTAAAGATGTGCATGAAGAAGAGGTTGAGACACTTTTAGAATCTTATAAAGGAGGATCTTTAAGCGCTGATGACGTTGAAAAAGTAGAATTAACTCTTATGAATAAAATTAAAAAATCAATACTTGGTATTCCTAAAATAAAAGGAGCTGAAGTGATTGTATTTTTAGATAACAGTAATGAACTTTTAGGAACCATTAATATCATTTCTGAATATGAATCAAAAGGTTTATTGTCAAGAATCATGGGTGATTCTAAAGATATTGAAAATTTAACTATTCAAATAATAAATATCACCCAAATCGAAATAAGAAAGAGTTTTAGAGGATATCCAGAGATTGTAGATAATTTCGAAATAAATGTGGAGTTTAGCTAG
- the minD gene encoding cell division ATPase MinD translates to MTRVITVASGKGGVGKTTITANLGVSLSTYGEETIVLDADVAMANLELILGMEGKSVTLHDVLSGEASVEDAIYEGPGGVKVIPAGISLEGLRKIRLDRLEGVLESIVRDADILLIDAPAGLEKDALAAIAAAQEMILVTTPEVPSISDALKTKIIANKLGVDIIGVVVNREQHDKTFLTVKEIETILEVPVIAVVPDDPEVSRAAAFGEPLVIKNPKSPTSNAIMQLGADLIGEEYHPIEPDKKSVISKLVEGLLGRR, encoded by the coding sequence ATGACAAGAGTAATAACTGTCGCCTCAGGTAAAGGTGGAGTTGGAAAAACAACAATAACTGCAAATTTAGGAGTGTCTTTATCAACATACGGAGAAGAAACCATAGTACTGGATGCTGATGTTGCAATGGCTAATTTAGAGCTTATTTTAGGTATGGAAGGAAAATCCGTAACATTACATGACGTACTGTCAGGAGAAGCTTCAGTTGAAGATGCTATATATGAAGGACCTGGTGGAGTAAAAGTAATTCCTGCAGGTATTTCACTTGAAGGACTGCGTAAAATAAGGCTAGATAGATTAGAAGGAGTTTTAGAAAGTATTGTCCGAGATGCAGATATACTTTTAATAGATGCACCTGCAGGGTTAGAAAAGGACGCATTAGCAGCTATTGCTGCTGCACAGGAAATGATTCTTGTTACAACCCCTGAAGTTCCATCTATAAGTGATGCTTTAAAAACTAAGATAATTGCAAATAAACTGGGTGTAGATATAATCGGAGTTGTTGTTAACAGAGAACAGCATGACAAGACATTCTTAACTGTTAAAGAAATTGAAACCATTTTGGAAGTACCTGTTATTGCTGTTGTTCCTGATGACCCTGAAGTAAGCAGGGCTGCTGCGTTTGGTGAACCTCTGGTAATTAAGAATCCAAAATCTCCTACAAGTAACGCTATAATGCAATTAGGTGCAGATCTTATTGGAGAGGAATATCATCCAATTGAACCCGATAAAAAAAGCGTTATCTCCAAATTGGTCGAAGGTTTACTTGGAAGAAGATGA
- the minD gene encoding cell division ATPase MinD: protein MSKFIVIASGKGGVGRTTLTFNLGVGMSLFGKNVVMLDLDLVMANLDVITGLLNPDVTLHDVLARNKSIEECVYEIEHGIRVIPTGIHFETLRHINPKYISWDKILEEIGDYGDIFLMDMPAGINSNIFEGLPESAEMIIVTNSTMTSVADALKIRILANELNLNIIGFVLNMWYEDGFLLSAKEIESILEIPMIGIIPYDREIDRSMALGKSVVEVNPSSPTSNAIMLLTAHLLGETYKPIEPDKEGIIQRLRKFIGILPE, encoded by the coding sequence ATGTCAAAATTTATAGTTATCGCTTCAGGGAAAGGAGGTGTAGGTAGAACTACCCTAACTTTTAATCTAGGAGTTGGAATGTCCTTATTCGGTAAAAATGTTGTAATGCTTGATTTAGATTTAGTAATGGCAAACTTAGATGTTATTACGGGACTTCTAAATCCTGATGTGACATTACACGATGTTCTTGCAAGAAATAAATCCATAGAAGAATGTGTCTATGAAATAGAGCACGGGATAAGAGTTATACCTACAGGAATTCATTTTGAAACATTGAGACATATCAATCCAAAATATATATCCTGGGATAAAATACTGGAAGAAATTGGTGATTATGGAGATATTTTCCTTATGGACATGCCTGCAGGGATTAATTCAAATATCTTTGAAGGGCTTCCTGAAAGTGCAGAAATGATTATAGTCACAAATTCAACAATGACATCGGTTGCTGATGCTCTTAAAATTAGAATTCTTGCCAATGAATTAAATCTCAATATTATTGGGTTTGTATTGAATATGTGGTACGAAGACGGATTTTTACTATCAGCAAAGGAAATAGAGTCAATACTTGAAATTCCAATGATTGGTATAATCCCATATGACCGTGAAATTGATAGATCAATGGCCCTTGGAAAATCTGTAGTAGAGGTCAATCCCTCATCCCCTACAAGTAATGCAATAATGCTTCTTACCGCACATCTACTTGGAGAAACATATAAACCTATAGAACCAGATAAAGAGGGCATAATCCAAAGATTACGAAAATTTATTGGCATATTACCTGAATAA
- a CDS encoding carbohydrate kinase family protein — protein MQEEIVGLGACNIDFIKKVSRFAGPDDEVDVKKLFLSIGGSASNFTVGISRLNVNAGIISRIGDDYFGQLAEEEFKKEGVNTKRLCKVDEKTGMTFIAVEPNGERSMYAFIGANKKFHLHKEDIEYIKNSKILHVTQMYKKVVNEAAKHANFLSFSPGAILSSFKTQKLQKIIKRTDILFLNKKEVDILTGMDIDEGASLLLDLGAKMVIVTCGENGANLYNQHGTIHSQARKVKVHDTTGAGDSFAAGFIAAYIKRKKLKECLDFANIVASHCVQKFGALNTPLMSEIDHEL, from the coding sequence TTGCAGGAGGAGATTGTAGGTCTTGGAGCATGTAATATTGACTTCATTAAGAAAGTATCACGATTTGCCGGGCCAGATGATGAAGTAGATGTTAAAAAACTTTTTTTATCTATTGGTGGTTCTGCTTCTAATTTCACAGTAGGAATATCCAGGTTAAATGTTAATGCAGGTATTATATCAAGGATTGGTGATGATTATTTTGGCCAGTTAGCTGAAGAAGAGTTCAAAAAAGAGGGAGTTAATACAAAACGACTTTGTAAGGTAGATGAAAAGACAGGGATGACTTTTATTGCTGTTGAACCAAATGGAGAACGTTCCATGTATGCATTTATTGGTGCAAATAAGAAGTTTCATCTGCATAAAGAAGATATAGAATACATTAAAAATTCTAAAATTCTGCATGTTACTCAGATGTACAAAAAAGTGGTTAATGAGGCAGCTAAACATGCTAACTTCTTATCCTTTAGTCCTGGCGCAATTCTTTCATCATTTAAGACCCAAAAACTCCAAAAAATAATTAAACGGACGGATATTTTATTTTTAAATAAAAAAGAAGTTGATATTTTAACTGGAATGGACATAGATGAAGGGGCCTCTTTACTTCTTGATTTAGGGGCAAAAATGGTTATTGTAACCTGTGGAGAAAATGGGGCTAATTTATATAATCAACATGGAACAATTCATTCACAAGCAAGGAAAGTCAAAGTACATGATACAACTGGTGCTGGTGATTCCTTTGCAGCGGGATTTATTGCAGCATATATTAAAAGAAAAAAGTTAAAAGAGTGTCTTGATTTTGCTAATATTGTGGCTTCTCATTGTGTTCAAAAATTTGGTGCTTTAAATACGCCCCTAATGTCTGAAATAGACCATGAACTTTAA